The genomic stretch TTGGGTCTGTTGATACAATCTTTTGACCACTTTTCTCACTTATGTAACATTTCATGCTGGATTGGAaaaaaagcatttggttaatatcacaatctcatttttgacggaggtggtgTGTCATGGTcccagtctgtctgtctgcctgttttCCTATTTTTTCTTTGTGTGCCTTCATCTGGATTACATTCCCCATGATCCTCCACGATCCCTCACATGTTCATTGTTTGTATTATTCTCAGTCATTACCTTCACCTACTCCACTCCGTAGTACTATGTCTGTTCTTTCCATTGTTGTCCATTCATAAATAATGGTAAACACCCAGCAGCTGGTACGCATTTACTCCCATAGTATTTGGTTTCCTTCTAcagtatggaagtcaatgggtaccatcaactgtgtggttacatcatttctctaaatatattttttgtgttcaatagaataaagaaattcatagagttttcatttttggctgaactatccctttaaatgaaaaCGTTTGCTTTGCAAACATTTTTGTGATTAGTTGTGCTGGCTTAGTGATGTTGTTACATTAAGATGTATAACTCAATGTAATGATGAGCATGATTCTTCATTTGCATTAGAAAATCTGCTGTGATAGTTGTTGAGAATGAAAATGGTAGGCCCAACGTTTCGTatcaaaaatgtaatgaattgtcatatttttttattcaatacTGTATATCCAAATATCTTATTTGTGACTGCTCAAAAATACTTACCAGTTAAAGGAGCTGTAAAGGCCCATTTTAATTGTGATTAGAGAAAGACCATAAATCTAAATGTAGAAGAGGccattttttaagaaataaagaaggtactgcaaataaaaaaaatttctgtGGTCCATTCAGTGTTACCTAAAGCCGGTGCTTTAACTGTGTCATCCTGTGGGTCAAGTTAAATCAATAAGGGAAAACACTCAAGAAACAGACTTTCTGCTGTGTATCTGAAGCTCGAAAGTTCCCAAAAAAATGCAGCACTTCCAAGAATGACTTACACAAGCTGTGAaacattaaaaactttatttcaatACAGTATTTGTGTcactgcttttttaaaaaaaagcatcatgcattttaacaaattgaTTTTTACTTCATCTGTATAATGTCCACTGAAGacaaaaatgattttgtggTGCTGCTGGTCATTTGATCTCACAGAGATTCTTCTGCACAGCCTTAGATGTTTCTCATATTATCAAAGTTCAGAGCCTGACATGAGTCTCCTGAGCGTGTCCGAGGACTCAGCTCGAACCCAGGGCTCTGTATCTATGGAGCCGGGTCTTCCAGGACACCGTAGGTTAAAGCGCTCATCACGTTGGCCAACTTCATCCTTATCTTCATCAGAGCCGAAACCTAAACACATTAGAATTACTGATATGTATCTTTACATTACTACACAAACACACCATTACATCCCCCTGCAACACAATAGCGCACCCTTTGATTGTTTGTAAAGTTGGATTCAACCGTCTAAGGCTGCATTTACACTGCCTGTTAGAAATTActcaattattatttttcccctcAAGTGGCATCAATCAGATATGACGCACGGACGTGTAAGCAGGAAAAAAGTCTGTAATTTACAGATCTGGTTCAGGCCTCATtcgtatttgaaaaaaatcgGATATGAAACGCAATGTTAGCGGACAGATCGGATATTCCCATGTCAAGACGTGTGATGCGTcattaaaaaatgcaaagttGGCGCATGACATCAACTCAGAGGACACTACCACCAATCACATTACTCTTCTTATCAGCGCATCTTTGGCACGATGGCTCCACATAGTGTAGTAATGTTGAAGTTTTATCTATTATCTCGTATAATCAATGTGTCTGTGTCCATTGCATATCACAACGTTTTACTTCCTCTGTGGTTATTGTTTTGCCAAAACAAGAGTCACTTAAAAGATGATGTAAACAGGTCTTCAAAAACAAATTGGATATAGTCAACAAATCGGAATTGGGCATCAAGATCTGCAGTGTAAATTCAGCCTTAAAGTGTTCGGAGTAAAAATGTAATCATTAAGAGCCTTTGGCATTTCACCACAGGAATGAGATTTCTATCCTGTGGTTAAATTAGTGTAAACTGGGTCTATCTGCATCACCATGGTCAATGTAGAGCTGTTATACACTACTCACATGGGTGATTAATGACTTTTGACTTTTAATTTACATCAATGTATGAAATATCTGATGATCCACAATGTAAAAATTTCAATGAGAACCTGCAGTGATGTTGTGATGTCTgtaggactgtagttggttcaTCCTGAACGTATTTGTTTCTCTGGGTTTCTTCATGTTGAATGAATGCTGCTGTACCTGCTCCCTTTCTGTAGccttacacacaaacacacacacgcacaaacaaATGAAGAGACTAAAATCAGAACTGTTCTTAAAATTGTATAAGCAAGGTTCAAAGTTAACTTTAGCCACACACCTGCAAACGTTTACCAGACATAGTGACTCAGTCTGTGAAATGCAGGCTAACGTCTTATGCAcaaagtcaatattaaagatatcaaggttatatttaaaaaaaaaaatctattattatgtattaaggatgattttatgtagaaaatcacaaaaaaagacttTGGCTGTGTTTAGTGTGTTACAATTAAGTAAATCTGTAGTAATACAGACTATGTTTACATGGCAGGTGCTTAAAAAAACTTGAAgtcacaaaaaaaagttttaatgccAGTGTGAATTACCGACTGAAGGTTTGCTAATCTGCGTCGTTCTCGTGCCGACAGCTGAGAACATTTCCTCTCAACATCTGGAGGAACTGGGAACGCAGCTCCGTTTTGATCTAATAAGTAAGTAAAGCAATTAAACCAAGGAAAAGATTTCAGTGAGCAACATTAGCAGTTAGCAACAAGACTTCAAACCATCCAATCAGTCCTTGatggacgaattcaagtccCGCCTTACATTTTTTCCCATTTTAGAAGCCGTTTCACTTGAATATGGGTCATTCTACAAAAAAGGTGGAAATGCTTGTCCCTTGCTTTTGCACACCCcttaatcatttaatttgaccgaataatcccataatgatctatatttaataaatatagacTGTCCTTAAAATTAGGAgagagtttatttatttaatgttctttttttcctttttttaaaactttttttaatcttttttttggTCCTGAAAATTGCCCTGTCCCTTTGATCATACATGGAAGTTGAACTGTGTacttattatttaaaaccatgttttttataaaacaaatctaatttacatttacctttAACCCTGCATGAATTTACTTCAACAgtgaaatggtaaaaaatacactattaatatgaataatatcaaataaatatttgtccaCCAAATTTATGTCATTGGTGTCACCCTACccaaagcacttttattttgaaacaatgCATCAGAAGTGCAGTGGAGGAAGGCAAAAGGTTTGTGAGATGTCTTACCTTATTTGTCGAAAATATCATGATATATCTAAGAATTTTGAGAGAAGATTTTTTGGATGTCATTAGTGTTACTCTTTTTTTATAGATGGGAGTGTTAAGATCTTTACATAAAAATGCATTATACTGAATAAGTGTGTGATTGTTACATCTCTGATGAAATAGCACATGGCTAATGGCAGCCATTTTGTTAAAgtgttagtttttttctgtaaatggTCATTGGTGTTACCGTCATTGGTGTTACTTCTCTAATGAGTACTTCCTAagcactattcctttaactgaccaacataaaagcataaaaacaaaacaagatggAAAAACGCTTAAGTTTATAAGTTTTACCATATTCATTATCTATATTATATTCTCATTTTGTCAGGTATTGAAGATACAACGTCATGGattctttattaaaatgtattaaaaagttaaacatAGATTAAGCTCCCCGTTTTGCGAATTCATAGATTTGACAAGTTAATTAATGCTACTAAAGAAGTTTTGGGTATGTTGAAAGAAGTTCATTTAAGCAGATTTCCATCACCCGAATTCCACCTtttctgtagaatgacccaTATACGTCATGACGTGAAAAATGAtgtcattgtgactttaagaCTTGACTTGAACATGTCTAGTTTGTGTTCTCACCAATAAATTCACTCTCTGACAGAAGCACAGATCCACGCCCTCCTTCGACATCTCTGTACCTCTGTGTGAGATGAAATGGAGACATCATGTTAAACTTCTTTTAAATTCTGCTAAATTCCTGGAAAACTCATATCCACAGGAAGGCCCTACTTACAGACTGCTGTGTTCTAGAAAGAGGCATAAGGACGTCtagaaaaagataaaaaaaagttGGTATAGTTCTGTACTAGATTTACCTTATTTATAATTAGCTATAACAGCATATCAAAATGTATAGTATAGCGAATTCTTACCCCTGTACATGATATCATCATTTTCCTTAAAGCTGATTGGCTCATTGCCACGAGACGATGGGCCTCGGACAGGCATACGCAAACGTGCCATGTCAAAGACATCTGCTTTGTGCCTTCACAAATACACAGATCCATTTAATTTGACCTCTAAGGCATAATTGTAGCACagatggtagagcattgcattagcacaCCAATAGGTTGCAGGTCCGATTCCAGGAAACATgcgtttggcagatgcttttatccaaagtgatttatagcGCTTTCAAGGtaaacattttatcagtatgcatgcgacctgggattcaaacccataaCCATTGCAGtgttaacacaatgctctaccaaatAAGCTTCAAAAATATCACCACACAATGCATGATTATATGATATCCATAAGAAAGATTATTTTAGTGATGTCTCGCAATAGTAATACAGTAAAGGACTTAACATATTAAGAACATTATTACTTAAACAACAATAGACCACAGATAACTTCTACCTGTCAGTGAGGGGGGAGGAAAGTAAATGATCCCAATTTGTCTGAAAGAGCTGCTCCTCCAATCGCCGCTGCTCGCTGCGCAGGCGTCTGCTTAAAGCACACAGCTCCTTAACCACCTCACTTCTGTCCGCTGGCAAGAGAGAGAAGTCTTAAATATAGCATACACTCAAAGTGTAATGATATGTGTTTGCTAGACATTTCAGGGGTTCCTACTATAAGGTCATGTTTTACTTTAATAATGTTAACTGGGTTGTATGACGCTGTTTGGGGATAGAGGATAAAATACATCAGTTGCTGGATGTCTAATACTAATATAGTAAAACAAAGTGTGTTTACTCTCTGCTCTGCTCAGATGGTTTTTGTTTTCTAAAGATGGAGGAGCCTGAGATGGAGGCAAATCCTAAAAAACAAAGATTTAAATGAACATGTTTGAAACATTTGTATGTTGaaagaaatgtctatgtttagGTGTGAGGCTGTTACCGTATTATGTGGCGGGTTGCGGTGTTTATTCTGTAATGTGGGGATGGGAGGGGAAGGCGGACGttcaacctaaaaaaaaacagcatgaaATGATTAAAGCTGAACACTAACTAcaaacacatatacacatatttaCTTGAGGACATACCATATACTGTTATTTATGTCAGATTTCTACACACACCTGCTGTCGCTGTATTCGTCGCTCTTGCTCCTCTTGTTTTTTCATAGcggctctctctttctcttgttCTTCTTTCTTCTTTTTCTCATCTTCCTTTCGTCTCTCTTCTGCCAGACGGGCGAGTTCTTCATTTTTCCGCTTTTGCTGCAAAGTGATCACAAATCTCAGTTTGTGagctcagaaatgcattttGGATGCAACAGCAGAAACCCTCCAGACACCAAGGATCTCTCTAAATCTCTATAGACTGTTTCattactttaaaaggactttgttgttatttattcttcgcgGAGTTTACTGGAAGTTAAGTGATGACCatgaaagccgcttgtttatgtggttactgctgaaaccgtctatagattAAGATAAATCTGGAgaacgatttaaaaaaaaacattggacaattgtttaaatataaaatatatcatattatgAGACCTCCATCTCACGGCGCCTCCTGCTCTCCAGCTCTTCTTCATATTCCCTTCTGATTTTCTCTCTCTGTTCTGCCAATCTTCTCTCCTCCTTCTCCTCCTCGGCCCTCTGCCGCTCTCTCTCCTCCGCCTGCTTCCTGTGCTTCTCCTCCATCTAAAGCCATGCAGATCCATAAACACACATTCAAAAGCATGAAGAAATCATCATATCTGTGgtgcttaaaggggacagagaatgaaaaatactttttaccttgtctttgttgaataatggtagtctacccgcattcacaaacatacaaaaagtgctagacatgctaaacatctcagtctcatagaaattcctcttttagaaatgtcagccagaaaacggcccaatctgaaaaactgatgcttatgacatcacaggaaTCTCACTGcctctccactttaaaataattggctacattttttgagtggcagcaaagtcagccaatcagtaatgagattgcaagttaagccagtagggggagccaaataggtgcaaaaccacttgtttaaaatcccccaccctaatagagctatctgagagaggtttttaggaagcttctaaggcattaaaGACCCAAACAAagatttttgtctacatgtcacatcacagaacaaggataaataccccgttcaatcattctatgtcacctttaaatttatttgtggtgccaaaaatatttttttttatatatgctatatacattttgtaaaaagtaaagcttaattaaataatttttttattttaaccttGAAATATTTCTTAATGTATAtcaggggcaacaaatataTTTCTAGTTTCACAaaccaaaaaaaatatataaatatataaaaatatatgggGCACTTTCCAGGACAGGGTTAGGATTAATCCAGAACTAAGCCttagttattttaagacatttaacgTGGACATTTCaccagacttttttaagatgtcatgtcaaataaatttttggtgtctccaaagtacgtatgtgaagttttggctcaaaatgccataaatgttaaaattgccactttgtagttgtgagcaaaaatgtgtgtttaaaatgcaaatgagctgatttcctcactaaatgacagtgctgtggttggatagtgcagattaaaggtcggtattatcctcttctgacatcataaggggagccaaatttcaatgaccaatttttttacatgcttgcagtgAATGGTTTGccaaaattaagttactggattgttctttttcacattttctaggttgataccagcactggggacccaattatagcacttaaacatggaaaaagtcagattttcataatatgtcccctttaagtagtttttacaaacaaaccttacaaaaaacaatactggtgtgcatcttgtgataaaaaatggcactgatatatgttaggATATGTCAATAGATTAGGgcagctcaaatatgcattttagtctgggactaggataaaccctgtccgggaaaccgccctttaaagtatattttgcagttaaaaatatatatttaattttaatcttttcaaACCTGTCATGTTTCCAATGCgacgtgaatataaatgcttgaaaatatatttatttttaaaatattactaaatatacaaaaaagagcaaaaaatatattggtgaaaaatacatttttgttaacatattaaaaaaaatatttcagtacatatatttttggcaatttttcaaatacatttaaaattatatttgaaaatatattttttcctgtATGGTATACAATATTACCAAGAGTGAAAATGCTGTAGTAACCTTTTTAACAACATAATAGCTTAAGTAAAAAGTAACAGATGTatatgtaagtgtgtgtgtacctgttGTCTCAGGTAAGCTTTGTATTGGTCTTGCTCTAGATGTTGTTGGGGTGATTGGAGATGATTGGTGGACTCACTCACTCTTGTGAACTGTGGCGAGTGTGTCTGGACAAAACCTTTAGATACACACATATAAATGAGAAAATTAGAACTGTATATTCACTAGttacagtattttgtttgtgtatgtttaAGAGGTTGTGTGTTACCTGGTCTCTCTTGCCTTTGCACTCCTGCGGTTGCATTTAAAATGTGCATCTGCTTCAGATCGGCTACACAAagacacacagacatcatcaatATAGTCATGTTTCATAATTAATAGGTTagcatgttgtttttatttttaaaatattgaaaGTCATACTAATCAAATTTCCAGTGCTGTCTCTAAGTGGAGCTCCGCCTCCCCCCCTTCCCCAAGGTTCATACGCTCTCATATCGGCCTCCAACTCCGCCTCCAGTCTCCGCCTCTCTTCTTTCTCCACCCTCCTCTGGGCTGCTCGCTCCTCTATCTAAACAGATATCAGATGTATTCTGTCAGACATTACTTCTTAAGTCAACCATCTATCCATGTTTCACATCAAGAACATTTTCTTGCACATTTGGAGATTAAACTATCACGGATTTCTGTTGTTAATGAGGACACACCCACTGCTGACTATGTCATCATTATATActgtttaatatttaaaggaTAATATATAGACAGCAGGTTGATCAGGACTCGATGCGAAGCGGAGGGACTTGTATCATGCTGAATTTCGCGATATTAACTGGCTGTCTGTACATTATCCTAAATTCAAATCCATACTTTTATTTTCTAAGATTtgttataaaaactgattttttccatgcaatgcaataaatccatgacaaggttttttttttcaaaatgctataaatctattgaatctttttgccatgttatattcatttggtttactagtggtatacactgattaaaaaaacatttatggcattaatcaaaacacttactttgtcaaaCTAAGAACACTCTCATTATTGCTGTTATACTTGGGAcatcgtcgctgaactttttttgacagcgatcagctgtaaaatgttttggtcctgctcgattttagttgactttgcgtaaaataatgtaaagtttttcataagatcctctggggtcaatgtgttagcatgacagaagcttgatccTGTCGGGAGGACAAGCAACAGCGGGCATTTTTctgtctcccgagtgcctctcacttAAATTAatcgattttgatggcttacgtttcttccccgccacagaaaaccaccacaggtttatcaatgcatcaaagtattattttgtttttatttgtctgttGATCACGAattacaaagtagatgaggaagaCTAGGATTCAATGCGccaccattgtttgtttacaatgcgtaGAATGGTGCgttgtgatttgttgagcggatttattgcattctgcagaaaaggaggagtggtgtttatcgcattttggtaaagattttgcgtaaaattaagaatttaccttttaatactgacctgatacaatactgattttcgcagcaactcattttttttaaatggcgtttattgcgttttggaaccaaactcttcatatgcaCAGTATAAGAGCACACCTGCTTTCTGAGCTCCTCTTTATAGCCGAATCTGTCTGTCTGAGTCTGATGTGTAGGGAACACTGGCAGACCTGAATTTACACCTTCATTCTCAACCAGAAACTTCCTGAAACACAACAAATTAAGATGTAATGTGTATTACAGGAAATTATGAGTTGCATATGTTGTATACACTCTTACGATCTGTAAGTGTTTCTCCTGGGTTCATGGTGAGGAGGACTGAGTAAATGCGTCTCTCGTGATGATGTTGGAAAAGAAACTCCCGCTATTGGGCCATCTGAAAACACAAGCACATCCACTGATACAGGAAGACTGATTCAACAGATTTGTGAaactactgtacagtatgtatgtcGTACAGGCTGTGCTGGGACTCAGTGAATTTTCAGCATCATTACTTGGACTCTTGTAGACCTCTGCAACGGATGGCAGATGAGAAGATGCCCTGCGAGAACGAAACAAAAACATGAGTAAATACGACACTGCATGTGCATTCCAGCTTtgggaccacaaaaccagtcataagtcgcatgggtatatttgtagcaatagccaacaatacattgtatggattAAAATGATcgattttttatcataaaaatcATTCGGATATTAAGTACAGATTATgttaatgaagatattttgtcaaatttcctaccgtaaataaataaaaaatttatttatcattagttatatgtgttgctaaagacttcctttggacaactttaaaggcgattttctcaatattcaGGATTTTTTGcatcctcagattccagattttcaaaaagttgtatctcggccaaatattgtcctatcctaacaagccatacatcaatgaaaagcttatttattaaatctcaatttaaaaaattgacccttgtgactggttttgtggttcatatttgtgtgtgcatctGTATATGAATGTATACCTGCATGGAGACGAGGGATCTGTTTTATACTGTAATAGACATTCAGATGGCTCAGCGGTGTCCAGGCGAATGATGTCATCTCTTGGCAGCTTTCTGTCCATCTCACTGATCCGTCTGTAGTCAGACGGCTCGCTCACAAAGTGCTGTTTTTATAGGACCGGTACCAAACATCAACATAAAAACTTCACcaacataaaatacacaaacacacaaaccttTTTACCTTCCTCTCCAAATCCATTACAGTAAGTGGAACCTTGAGGTCCAGTTCCCTCTCCCTGAAGACGCACAATCACAAAACATTACAATAATGCTCACAATTCTTAAAATCCAATTGAATTTTTGGATAATTACACCAGTTAgatttttacacacacacacctcctCTTGTGCCTCTGTTTCTCCAAGATTTGCTCCTGTAGTTCACGTCTATAATGCTCCTTTCTCCTTTGCTTTGTGACCTCCCGATCGGCtgcacctgtcaatcaaaatctCCTGTCATTCAGATATCCGAGTCTCTGAAAGAATTTtgtgtccaaaaaaaaaaaaaaaatggacatATGTCCATTTCTGTCAAGGTGAGCTGGTTATTTcctcaataaaaaaaacaaatatccAGCATTGCGTGTAAATCTATGGTGCAGTGACCTTCATCCAAACAATTAATAccaaaatgtaatgtttacCTATTAGAAGTCCTGTGGTACACACGGTGTCCTGACTGGCCACAGATCCGCATCTTTCATTGGATTGAGTTGCAACAGATGCTGACGTCCTACATAAAAGTTAATGGAGCAACAATAAAGAAGAAAAGTAGAAACTGTTGCCTGGGATTGGCTTATTCTCACAGAAAAGTCCAGACTTTTAAATctaatatacatattttttaaatcaggcGTGCCCAAACTTTTTTCTACCAAGGGCCAAAAATTAAACCTGATTGAGGGTCGTGGGCCGAAAGTAAATGTtgctgtgttatattaaaattaaggtTTCttctaatttataattttctaatactttaaatatataagcaaacattactttgttaatgcataactcatgcagttttattttcaaatgtaattatttgccaatcatttttaaattgaaaagtGTGCCACTGCTTCGACCTCTCCATTATTAGCCTATAGTACCCAAGTTCATTTAGTTTCGTGATGCATGCTATACAACTTCAagtatgcatgtacattaaaaaaaatattcacttcaattcctagcattttgtttgtaatgtacaaataaaacaaaaatttttacattttagaacatgtttaattagaaatataaaCATCTGCATCAATGACGTTTATCATTTTTCCTTATGTCACGTGGCATGACAGGCCAAATTAAAGGTTATTGTGGGCCAACTTtgaataaatatgaataaagcAAAAGGTTCATCAGTGTTGGTGTGCCCTTTACCTGTTTCTGTATTGTAGTTTGCTTGTGGAATGGCTTGTTTCTGTGTAACATTCCCCTCTTCTTCTGAAAGAAAAAATATGAGACAGCTCACATTTGCACATACCAAAAATCTTTAATTGTGCAACATCACATATcaataattttacaataaaaaatgcaCTGTTCTGAGAGCTGACAAATAGTtgtatagtaaaatataaactaTCATACAATAAGCATCTCATTAAACATTTAGTCTCAAACAAGGTCAGCCCAAAGGGGCCAAACAATAATATCCCTGTCTGTCTTTTCTCACTTGTTTACAGTCCTggtgtctctttctctctgaagCCGCCTCCCTTGTAAAAGTATGAGTTCTTCATCACTGCAGTCTTCCTCGGAGCTGCAAACACCCCAGCCCAACCCGCACACCTCTGTAAGGGTGGCCGCATCCCTCACTCGGACAGTCTAAAAGTAAGAGAGATATTATGAAAAAGTACAGTTATGATACTGTATGAATAGTGTATTTATAGCATGTATTAGTAATAGCATAGTATTTACATGGTACTGTCCAAAACTATAGTGTTACCAGATGACATTGTATTTCTTAAGGGTAACAAACATTACTTTTCAACACGATGCTTCATTTTAAACCGCATTCAAATTGGAAGTTATGTAAGCTGTCACTAATGTGCTTTACTAATCCCTCGAAAAACACACCTTGGATAATCTTCTTCTCTCTGGAACAGTGTGAAAGTCACCAGCACCCCACTGATCTTTCTGTAAGTGACACAacaattatatttcataatttaataatacaggcATTGAAAACATGTTAAGCATGTGCGTGTCTCACCTCTGCCATGAACTTCCTGTAATCTTTCCTGAGCTCTTCTTGCAGTTTGTGTTTCTTTCGTTCATATTCCTCACCAAGCGGCAGACTCGCTCCATCTACACACCAATGAAACAAACGCATGTTTCTTTAAATCAGGTGCGCACACACAAAGCTAAATATGgaataataaaaacacaaataccTTGCTGACTCGTGATTGGATGTATGTTTTCTT from Paramisgurnus dabryanus chromosome 6, PD_genome_1.1, whole genome shotgun sequence encodes the following:
- the cspp1b gene encoding centrosome and spindle pole associated protein 1 isoform X2 — its product is MDEVLEKFLKDQKIKIAEEKASLKQDPPYMEIRRHKERGHLQKENIHPITSQQDGASLPLGEEYERKKHKLQEELRKDYRKFMAEKDQWGAGDFHTVPERRRLSKTVRVRDAATLTEVCGLGWGVCSSEEDCSDEELILLQGRRLQRERDTRTVNKRGECYTETSHSTSKLQYRNRTSASVATQSNERCGSVASQDTVCTTGLLIGAADREVTKQRRKEHYRRELQEQILEKQRHKRRERELDLKVPLTVMDLERKHFVSEPSDYRRISEMDRKLPRDDIIRLDTAEPSECLLQYKTDPSSPCRASSHLPSVAEVYKSPSNDAENSLSPSTAYGPIAGVSFPTSSRETHLLSPPHHEPRRNTYRSKFLVENEGVNSGLPVFPTHQTQTDRFGYKEELRKQIEERAAQRRVEKEERRRLEAELEADMRAYEPWGRGGGGAPLRDSTGNLITDLKQMHILNATAGVQRQERPGFVQTHSPQFTRVSESTNHLQSPQQHLEQDQYKAYLRQQMEEKHRKQAEERERQRAEEEKEERRLAEQREKIRREYEEELESRRRREMEQKRKNEELARLAEERRKEDEKKKKEEQEKERAAMKKQEEQERRIQRQQVERPPSPPIPTLQNKHRNPPHNTDLPPSQAPPSLENKNHLSRAETDRSEVVKELCALSRRLRSEQRRLEEQLFQTNWDHLLSSPLTDRHKADVFDMARLRMPVRGPSSRGNEPISFKENDDIMYRDVLMPLSRTQQSRYRDVEGGRGSVLLSESEFIDQNGAAFPVPPDVERKCSQLSARERRRLANLQSATEREQVQQHSFNMKKPRETNTFRMNQLQSYRHHNITAGFGSDEDKDEVGQRDERFNLRCPGRPGSIDTEPWVRAESSDTLRRLMSGSEL
- the cspp1b gene encoding centrosome and spindle pole associated protein 1 isoform X1 is translated as MDEVLEKFLKDQKIKIAEEKASLKQDPPYMEIRRHKERGHLQKENIHPITSQQDGASLPLGEEYERKKHKLQEELRKDYRKFMAEKDQWGAGDFHTVPERRRLSKTVRVRDAATLTEVCGLGWGVCSSEEDCSDEELILLQGRRLQRERDTRTVNKRRGECYTETSHSTSKLQYRNRTSASVATQSNERCGSVASQDTVCTTGLLIGAADREVTKQRRKEHYRRELQEQILEKQRHKRRERELDLKVPLTVMDLERKHFVSEPSDYRRISEMDRKLPRDDIIRLDTAEPSECLLQYKTDPSSPCRASSHLPSVAEVYKSPSNDAENSLSPSTAYGPIAGVSFPTSSRETHLLSPPHHEPRRNTYRSKFLVENEGVNSGLPVFPTHQTQTDRFGYKEELRKQIEERAAQRRVEKEERRRLEAELEADMRAYEPWGRGGGGAPLRDSTGNLITDLKQMHILNATAGVQRQERPGFVQTHSPQFTRVSESTNHLQSPQQHLEQDQYKAYLRQQMEEKHRKQAEERERQRAEEEKEERRLAEQREKIRREYEEELESRRRREMEQKRKNEELARLAEERRKEDEKKKKEEQEKERAAMKKQEEQERRIQRQQVERPPSPPIPTLQNKHRNPPHNTDLPPSQAPPSLENKNHLSRAETDRSEVVKELCALSRRLRSEQRRLEEQLFQTNWDHLLSSPLTDRHKADVFDMARLRMPVRGPSSRGNEPISFKENDDIMYRDVLMPLSRTQQSRYRDVEGGRGSVLLSESEFIDQNGAAFPVPPDVERKCSQLSARERRRLANLQSATEREQVQQHSFNMKKPRETNTFRMNQLQSYRHHNITAGFGSDEDKDEVGQRDERFNLRCPGRPGSIDTEPWVRAESSDTLRRLMSGSEL